In the genome of Dermacentor silvarum isolate Dsil-2018 chromosome 1, BIME_Dsil_1.4, whole genome shotgun sequence, one region contains:
- the LOC119456951 gene encoding guanylate kinase isoform X2, whose translation MFFRITQALRVVSNLRRSGVSPAGQDAACTSDRARAAERADTETRSTRIRMQDEHTFLMRKHGTAGAVKSPSREPHADLALPHVPELPVPLADTKSARGLSTLIHMSALRPLVICGPSGSGKSTLLKKLLKDFGDYFALSVSHTTRKPRPGEVNGKDYHFISRAEMEQAIEAGEFIEYTEFSGNLYGTSKKSVRDVQEQGRICILDIEIEGVKNIKNTDLNPRYIFVKPPSMKALEERLRGRGTESEESLSKRLARASEEIAYGENQGNFDLLLVNDNLKSAYNKLRDYLIKEAFTATKLPEFVTVSEDSAPSL comes from the exons atgtTCTTCAGGATCACGCAAGCGTTGCGCGTTGTCTCCAACCTCCGAAGGAGCGGCGTCTCACCCGCCGGCCAGGACGCCGCATGCACATCGGATCGCGCACGT GCTGCCGAGCGTGCCGACACCGAAACTCGGAGCACCAGGATTAGGATGCAGGACGAGCACacgttcttgatgcgcaagcacGGCACAGCTGGGGC GGTGAAGTCACCGAGCCGGGAACCTCACGCCGATCTGGCGCTCCCGCACGTCCCGGAACTGCCCGTGCCGCTCGCTGACACCAAGAGCGCCC GCGGCCTCTCCACCTTGATACACATGTCGGCCCTGCGCCCGCTTGTCATATGTGGGCCATCGGGTAGTGGAAAATCGACACTGCTCAAGAAGCTGCTGAAAGACTTCGGCGATTACTTCGCCTTGAGTGTGTCGC ATactacccgaaagcccaggcccggtGAAGTGAATGGCAAAG ACTACCATTTCATTTCGCGAGCCGAAATGGAACAGGCCATCGAGGCGGGAGAATTCATCGAGTACACGGAGTTTTCTGGGAACTTGTATGGCACCAG TAAGAAGTCCGTGCGTGATGTCCAAGAGCAAGGGCGAATCTGCATCCTCGACATTGAAATTGAGGGCGTGAAGAACATCAAGAACACAGATCTGAATCCCCGCTACATCTTCGTCAAGCCTCCGAGCATGAAGGCCCTT GAAGAGCGGCTCAGGGGTCGAGGAACTGAAAGTGAAGAGAGCTTGAGTAAACGCCTGGCAAGAGCTAGTGAGGAGATTGCCTATG GCGAAAACCAGGGCAACTTTGACCTTCTGCTAGTCAATGACAACCTCAAGAGTGCATACAACAAGCTCCGAGATTACCTCATAAAG GAGGCATTCACTGCTACCAAGCTGCCAGAGTTTGTGACCGTCAGTGAGGATTCAGCACCATCCTTATGA
- the LOC119456951 gene encoding guanylate kinase isoform X1 codes for MSAAAERADTETRSTRIRMQDEHTFLMRKHGTAGAVKSPSREPHADLALPHVPELPVPLADTKSARGLSTLIHMSALRPLVICGPSGSGKSTLLKKLLKDFGDYFALSVSHTTRKPRPGEVNGKDYHFISRAEMEQAIEAGEFIEYTEFSGNLYGTSKKSVRDVQEQGRICILDIEIEGVKNIKNTDLNPRYIFVKPPSMKALEERLRGRGTESEESLSKRLARASEEIAYGENQGNFDLLLVNDNLKSAYNKLRDYLIKEAFTATKLPEFVTVSEDSAPSL; via the exons GCTGCCGAGCGTGCCGACACCGAAACTCGGAGCACCAGGATTAGGATGCAGGACGAGCACacgttcttgatgcgcaagcacGGCACAGCTGGGGC GGTGAAGTCACCGAGCCGGGAACCTCACGCCGATCTGGCGCTCCCGCACGTCCCGGAACTGCCCGTGCCGCTCGCTGACACCAAGAGCGCCC GCGGCCTCTCCACCTTGATACACATGTCGGCCCTGCGCCCGCTTGTCATATGTGGGCCATCGGGTAGTGGAAAATCGACACTGCTCAAGAAGCTGCTGAAAGACTTCGGCGATTACTTCGCCTTGAGTGTGTCGC ATactacccgaaagcccaggcccggtGAAGTGAATGGCAAAG ACTACCATTTCATTTCGCGAGCCGAAATGGAACAGGCCATCGAGGCGGGAGAATTCATCGAGTACACGGAGTTTTCTGGGAACTTGTATGGCACCAG TAAGAAGTCCGTGCGTGATGTCCAAGAGCAAGGGCGAATCTGCATCCTCGACATTGAAATTGAGGGCGTGAAGAACATCAAGAACACAGATCTGAATCCCCGCTACATCTTCGTCAAGCCTCCGAGCATGAAGGCCCTT GAAGAGCGGCTCAGGGGTCGAGGAACTGAAAGTGAAGAGAGCTTGAGTAAACGCCTGGCAAGAGCTAGTGAGGAGATTGCCTATG GCGAAAACCAGGGCAACTTTGACCTTCTGCTAGTCAATGACAACCTCAAGAGTGCATACAACAAGCTCCGAGATTACCTCATAAAG GAGGCATTCACTGCTACCAAGCTGCCAGAGTTTGTGACCGTCAGTGAGGATTCAGCACCATCCTTATGA
- the LOC119456951 gene encoding guanylate kinase isoform X5: MRMKGGLSTLIHMSALRPLVICGPSGSGKSTLLKKLLKDFGDYFALSVSHTTRKPRPGEVNGKDYHFISRAEMEQAIEAGEFIEYTEFSGNLYGTSKKSVRDVQEQGRICILDIEIEGVKNIKNTDLNPRYIFVKPPSMKALEERLRGRGTESEESLSKRLARASEEIAYGENQGNFDLLLVNDNLKSAYNKLRDYLIKEAFTATKLPEFVTVSEDSAPSL, encoded by the exons ATGAGGATGAAAG GCGGCCTCTCCACCTTGATACACATGTCGGCCCTGCGCCCGCTTGTCATATGTGGGCCATCGGGTAGTGGAAAATCGACACTGCTCAAGAAGCTGCTGAAAGACTTCGGCGATTACTTCGCCTTGAGTGTGTCGC ATactacccgaaagcccaggcccggtGAAGTGAATGGCAAAG ACTACCATTTCATTTCGCGAGCCGAAATGGAACAGGCCATCGAGGCGGGAGAATTCATCGAGTACACGGAGTTTTCTGGGAACTTGTATGGCACCAG TAAGAAGTCCGTGCGTGATGTCCAAGAGCAAGGGCGAATCTGCATCCTCGACATTGAAATTGAGGGCGTGAAGAACATCAAGAACACAGATCTGAATCCCCGCTACATCTTCGTCAAGCCTCCGAGCATGAAGGCCCTT GAAGAGCGGCTCAGGGGTCGAGGAACTGAAAGTGAAGAGAGCTTGAGTAAACGCCTGGCAAGAGCTAGTGAGGAGATTGCCTATG GCGAAAACCAGGGCAACTTTGACCTTCTGCTAGTCAATGACAACCTCAAGAGTGCATACAACAAGCTCCGAGATTACCTCATAAAG GAGGCATTCACTGCTACCAAGCTGCCAGAGTTTGTGACCGTCAGTGAGGATTCAGCACCATCCTTATGA
- the LOC119456951 gene encoding guanylate kinase isoform X6: protein MRMKGGLSTLIHMSALRPLVICGPSGSGKSTLLKKLLKDFGDYFALSVSHTTRKPRPGEVNGKDYHFISRAEMEQAIEAGEFIEYTEFSGNLYGTSKKSVRDVQEQGRICILDIEIEGVKNIKNTDLNPRYIFVKPPSMKALEERLRGRGTESEESLSKRLARASEEIAYGENQGNFDLLLVNDNLKSAYNKLRDYLIKEYSMGFSIIQEVEELQKKPKI from the exons ATGAGGATGAAAG GCGGCCTCTCCACCTTGATACACATGTCGGCCCTGCGCCCGCTTGTCATATGTGGGCCATCGGGTAGTGGAAAATCGACACTGCTCAAGAAGCTGCTGAAAGACTTCGGCGATTACTTCGCCTTGAGTGTGTCGC ATactacccgaaagcccaggcccggtGAAGTGAATGGCAAAG ACTACCATTTCATTTCGCGAGCCGAAATGGAACAGGCCATCGAGGCGGGAGAATTCATCGAGTACACGGAGTTTTCTGGGAACTTGTATGGCACCAG TAAGAAGTCCGTGCGTGATGTCCAAGAGCAAGGGCGAATCTGCATCCTCGACATTGAAATTGAGGGCGTGAAGAACATCAAGAACACAGATCTGAATCCCCGCTACATCTTCGTCAAGCCTCCGAGCATGAAGGCCCTT GAAGAGCGGCTCAGGGGTCGAGGAACTGAAAGTGAAGAGAGCTTGAGTAAACGCCTGGCAAGAGCTAGTGAGGAGATTGCCTATG GCGAAAACCAGGGCAACTTTGACCTTCTGCTAGTCAATGACAACCTCAAGAGTGCATACAACAAGCTCCGAGATTACCTCATAAAG GAATACAGTATGGGTTTCTCTATTATCCAGGAAGTGGAGGAGCTTCAGAAGAAGCCAAAGATCTAG
- the LOC119456951 gene encoding guanylate kinase isoform X4 has protein sequence MYSMLNHTGGLSTLIHMSALRPLVICGPSGSGKSTLLKKLLKDFGDYFALSVSHTTRKPRPGEVNGKDYHFISRAEMEQAIEAGEFIEYTEFSGNLYGTSKKSVRDVQEQGRICILDIEIEGVKNIKNTDLNPRYIFVKPPSMKALEERLRGRGTESEESLSKRLARASEEIAYGENQGNFDLLLVNDNLKSAYNKLRDYLIKEAFTATKLPEFVTVSEDSAPSL, from the exons ATGTACAGCATGCTCAACCACACAG GCGGCCTCTCCACCTTGATACACATGTCGGCCCTGCGCCCGCTTGTCATATGTGGGCCATCGGGTAGTGGAAAATCGACACTGCTCAAGAAGCTGCTGAAAGACTTCGGCGATTACTTCGCCTTGAGTGTGTCGC ATactacccgaaagcccaggcccggtGAAGTGAATGGCAAAG ACTACCATTTCATTTCGCGAGCCGAAATGGAACAGGCCATCGAGGCGGGAGAATTCATCGAGTACACGGAGTTTTCTGGGAACTTGTATGGCACCAG TAAGAAGTCCGTGCGTGATGTCCAAGAGCAAGGGCGAATCTGCATCCTCGACATTGAAATTGAGGGCGTGAAGAACATCAAGAACACAGATCTGAATCCCCGCTACATCTTCGTCAAGCCTCCGAGCATGAAGGCCCTT GAAGAGCGGCTCAGGGGTCGAGGAACTGAAAGTGAAGAGAGCTTGAGTAAACGCCTGGCAAGAGCTAGTGAGGAGATTGCCTATG GCGAAAACCAGGGCAACTTTGACCTTCTGCTAGTCAATGACAACCTCAAGAGTGCATACAACAAGCTCCGAGATTACCTCATAAAG GAGGCATTCACTGCTACCAAGCTGCCAGAGTTTGTGACCGTCAGTGAGGATTCAGCACCATCCTTATGA
- the LOC119456951 gene encoding guanylate kinase isoform X3, whose product MQDEHTFLMRKHGTAGAVKSPSREPHADLALPHVPELPVPLADTKSARGLSTLIHMSALRPLVICGPSGSGKSTLLKKLLKDFGDYFALSVSHTTRKPRPGEVNGKDYHFISRAEMEQAIEAGEFIEYTEFSGNLYGTSKKSVRDVQEQGRICILDIEIEGVKNIKNTDLNPRYIFVKPPSMKALEERLRGRGTESEESLSKRLARASEEIAYGENQGNFDLLLVNDNLKSAYNKLRDYLIKEAFTATKLPEFVTVSEDSAPSL is encoded by the exons ATGCAGGACGAGCACacgttcttgatgcgcaagcacGGCACAGCTGGGGC GGTGAAGTCACCGAGCCGGGAACCTCACGCCGATCTGGCGCTCCCGCACGTCCCGGAACTGCCCGTGCCGCTCGCTGACACCAAGAGCGCCC GCGGCCTCTCCACCTTGATACACATGTCGGCCCTGCGCCCGCTTGTCATATGTGGGCCATCGGGTAGTGGAAAATCGACACTGCTCAAGAAGCTGCTGAAAGACTTCGGCGATTACTTCGCCTTGAGTGTGTCGC ATactacccgaaagcccaggcccggtGAAGTGAATGGCAAAG ACTACCATTTCATTTCGCGAGCCGAAATGGAACAGGCCATCGAGGCGGGAGAATTCATCGAGTACACGGAGTTTTCTGGGAACTTGTATGGCACCAG TAAGAAGTCCGTGCGTGATGTCCAAGAGCAAGGGCGAATCTGCATCCTCGACATTGAAATTGAGGGCGTGAAGAACATCAAGAACACAGATCTGAATCCCCGCTACATCTTCGTCAAGCCTCCGAGCATGAAGGCCCTT GAAGAGCGGCTCAGGGGTCGAGGAACTGAAAGTGAAGAGAGCTTGAGTAAACGCCTGGCAAGAGCTAGTGAGGAGATTGCCTATG GCGAAAACCAGGGCAACTTTGACCTTCTGCTAGTCAATGACAACCTCAAGAGTGCATACAACAAGCTCCGAGATTACCTCATAAAG GAGGCATTCACTGCTACCAAGCTGCCAGAGTTTGTGACCGTCAGTGAGGATTCAGCACCATCCTTATGA